The following nucleotide sequence is from Phocoena sinus isolate mPhoSin1 chromosome 14, mPhoSin1.pri, whole genome shotgun sequence.
ATATACACATATAGGAGGACAGTATTGTCTAAAAAATCAAGAATTGCAAATGAAGGGAAACCTCACCAGCTAAGATGAAGCCAGAAATAGGTCAGAAAGCAGAACACCTGCCAAAAGGCTCCCATTCCCTTGCTGAAAATGGGCCACGAGATCGGTTTGAAGATTCCTAGAAGCTGTTATCTGTTTGCTAGGGCTGcgataacaaagtaccacagactggagCTTAAAcagcagagatttattttctcacagttctagaggctggaagtccaagatcagggtgttggcagggtcggtttcctctgaggcctctctcttcgACTTGTAGGTGGCTGTCTtccaccctgtgtcctcacgtggtcttccgtctgtgtgtctgtgccctGCTCTCCTCTTGTAAGGGTACTGGTCATACTGGACGAGAGCCCTCTCATAGGACTCCATTtaaaccttaattccccttttaAAGAGCCTACGTCGAAATACAGGAACACTGACATACTGGGGGGTTAAGACTGCCACATGTGAAGTTGGGCTGGGGAACAACTCAGCTACCGTTAGAAGCCCTCTCCATTAGTACAGCCCACATCAATATCCAAAAGTAGCAAAATCTGAATCTGTTAGAGGAGTCAGAGGATTTGTGAAGTAAACCAAAGCATTCTCCCAGAGGGAGCCCTGAGTCATGAGAGAAAATTCCTCCTTTGGCGCTTGACCCACAGACGTTGTGTGAGTCCGTAGCGGCCACCATTCCCGTAGCATACAGAGCAATGGAGTTTCACATGGCTGTCCGTCCCCGCGTTCAGGAATTGCACATTCCCAAAGTGGAATTCAGGGAAATCGGGCCTGCGAGAAGATTCCACAGCCTTTGCTAAAAGGCAGACGCCAGCTGCCCAATGACAAGCCCAACTCCAAGGGCCTTTGGGGTCCCGGGAAGAGCCCAGTGGTTCACCGAGAAGCCCCAGCTTTTGAGCGGGGCTCTGAATTCCAGGTGAGATTGGGAAAAGCTGAGGAAGAGGGGCCGGGTTTCtagcagagggggagggaggggagccccaagcaaaggcaggggtggggtgggcaagCACGCCTACTGGCCTGGCCTCCCTGGGCCAGGGTCCCGGAGCTGGCATCCCCTCCTGGGGCCACGTCCTCTAACCCGGTCTCTCCTTGCGTGTGTCCCCACAGGGCTCTGGCTGAGAACATGGCCAATGGCATTGACGAGCTGATCGGCATTCCCTTCCCCAACCACAGCAGCGAGGTCCTGTGCAGCCTGAACGAGCAGCGGCATGACGGGCTGCTCTGCGACGTGCTCCTGGTGGTGCAAGAGCAGGAGTACCGCACCCACCGCTCCGTCCTGGCCGCCTGCAGCAAGTACTTCAAGAAGCTCTTCACAGCCGGCACCTTAGCCAGCCAGCCCTACGTCTACGAGATCGACTTCGTCCAGCCCGAGGCGCTGGCCGCCATCCTGGAGTTCGCCTACACCTCCACGCTCACCATCACGGCCTCCAACGTCAAGCACATCCTCAACGCCGCCAGGATGCTGGAGATCCAGTGCATCGTGAACGTGTGCCTCGAGATCATGGAGCCCGGGGGGGACGGGGAGGAGGAGGATGACAAAGAGGACGACGACGATGACGAAGATGACGACGATGAGGAGGacgaagaggaggaggaggaggaagaggaggaggaggacgacgACACGGAGGACTTTGCTGATCAAGACAACTTGCCTGACCCCCAGGACATCAGCTGCCACCAAAGCCCTTCCAGGATGGACCACCTCTCGGAGGCCTGTTCAGACGCTCCCAGGGACTTCCCCGATTCCTTCCGGGCCGGCAGCCCTGGCCACCTGGGCGTGATCCGggacttctccattgaatctctGCTGAGGGAGAACCTGTACCCCAAAGCCAACATCCCCGACAGGAGACCCTCCTTATCTCCGTTCGCCCCGGACTTCTTTCCACACCTCTGGTCGGGGGACTTCGGTGCCTTTGCCCAGCTGCCCGAGCAGCCCATGGACAGCGGGCCCCTAGACCTGGTCATCAAGAACCGCAAGatcaaggaggaggagaggggggagcTGCCCCCACCTCCGCCGCCGCCCTTCCCCAGCGACTTCTTCAAGGCCATGTTCCCGGACCTTCCCGGGGGGCCGCTGGGCCCCATCAAGGCAGAGAATGACTACGGTGCCTATCTCAACTTCCTGAGCGCCACCCACCTAGGGGGGCTCTTCCCGCCCTGGCCGCTGGTGGAGGAGCGCAAGCTGAAGCCCAAGGCCTCTCAGCAGTGCCCCATCTGCCACAAAGTCATCATGGGGGCCGGGAAGCTGCCACGGCACATGAGGACCCACACCGGGGAGAAGCCATACATGTGCAACATCTGCGAGGTCCGCTTCACCAGGTGCGAACGGAGGCCTGTGGGTGTGaggggcagggcggggagggCCGGGGGCCTCGGGGATGGAGAGAGACCCAGGTCAGGGGAGGTCCAGCTGGATCCTAGATGCACAGCAAGCTCATCGCCAGAACAGGTGCGAGGCATTAGCTGGTGCAGTGATTTTCGGATATTTTCCTATTTGTGCTATTAGGTAGAAGGCCAAGATGCCAAAGAGATCAGAGCGGAGCTGTTCTGGTTAAggcagaagtggggaggggggatcTCAGCACCCGCTGCAGATCCAGGAAAGCCGGTTTGAAGCTCCCCAATGGAGTGCAGcccctcctttattttatttggagCTCAGACAGCATGCCAGGGCCTGTCTTGAATGGATTACATATACTACCGCCCCCGCCATGTCCTG
It contains:
- the ZBTB7C gene encoding zinc finger and BTB domain-containing protein 7C isoform X2, which encodes MANGIDELIGIPFPNHSSEVLCSLNEQRHDGLLCDVLLVVQEQEYRTHRSVLAACSKYFKKLFTAGTLASQPYVYEIDFVQPEALAAILEFAYTSTLTITASNVKHILNAARMLEIQCIVNVCLEIMEPGGDGEEEDDKEDDDDDEDDDDEEDEEEEEEEEEEEDDDTEDFADQDNLPDPQDISCHQSPSRMDHLSEACSDAPRDFPDSFRAGSPGHLGVIRDFSIESLLRENLYPKANIPDRRPSLSPFAPDFFPHLWSGDFGAFAQLPEQPMDSGPLDLVIKNRKIKEEERGELPPPPPPPFPSDFFKAMFPDLPGGPLGPIKAENDYGAYLNFLSATHLGGLFPPWPLVEERKLKPKASQQCPICHKVIMGAGKLPRHMRTHTGEKPYMCNICEVRFTRQDKLKIHMRKHTGERPYLCIHCNAKFVHNYDLKNHMRIHTGVRPYQCEFCYKSFTRSDHLHRHIKRQSCRMARPRRGRKPAAWRAASLLFGPGGPAPEKAAFVMPPALGDVGGHLGGAAVCLPGPSPAKHFLAAPKGALSLQELERQFEETQMKLFGRAELEAERNAGGLLAFALAENVAAARPYFPLPDPWAAGLAGLPGLAGLNHVASMSEANN
- the ZBTB7C gene encoding zinc finger and BTB domain-containing protein 7C isoform X1, whose amino-acid sequence is MTTSRRLRQAPLSCAAAWILSPGPWRRSGHDPGTSGVPGAARALAENMANGIDELIGIPFPNHSSEVLCSLNEQRHDGLLCDVLLVVQEQEYRTHRSVLAACSKYFKKLFTAGTLASQPYVYEIDFVQPEALAAILEFAYTSTLTITASNVKHILNAARMLEIQCIVNVCLEIMEPGGDGEEEDDKEDDDDDEDDDDEEDEEEEEEEEEEEDDDTEDFADQDNLPDPQDISCHQSPSRMDHLSEACSDAPRDFPDSFRAGSPGHLGVIRDFSIESLLRENLYPKANIPDRRPSLSPFAPDFFPHLWSGDFGAFAQLPEQPMDSGPLDLVIKNRKIKEEERGELPPPPPPPFPSDFFKAMFPDLPGGPLGPIKAENDYGAYLNFLSATHLGGLFPPWPLVEERKLKPKASQQCPICHKVIMGAGKLPRHMRTHTGEKPYMCNICEVRFTRQDKLKIHMRKHTGERPYLCIHCNAKFVHNYDLKNHMRIHTGVRPYQCEFCYKSFTRSDHLHRHIKRQSCRMARPRRGRKPAAWRAASLLFGPGGPAPEKAAFVMPPALGDVGGHLGGAAVCLPGPSPAKHFLAAPKGALSLQELERQFEETQMKLFGRAELEAERNAGGLLAFALAENVAAARPYFPLPDPWAAGLAGLPGLAGLNHVASMSEANN